In Thermodesulforhabdus norvegica, a single window of DNA contains:
- a CDS encoding poly-gamma-glutamate hydrolase family protein, giving the protein MKCFFRNHSFSIEGTSIGGFEGTDYRIRYRRGILPVLIMAPHGGLIEPGTSELADATAGEDFWFYAFEGIRAAENYSRLHIPSTLFNEPRWLTVSRKVYTTIAIHGIRGSEFDPIVVGGRDLELSQKIVLLLKDSGFNAIRCHCGPIGGMSKRNVVNRNLTGSGVQLEIPRGLRDSFLRPNDIMLKLAGLVRTAIFGRFRSKTIKETEVPS; this is encoded by the coding sequence ATGAAATGTTTTTTCAGAAACCACAGCTTTTCAATTGAAGGTACTTCAATCGGAGGTTTTGAGGGAACAGACTACCGAATAAGGTACAGGCGGGGAATTTTACCCGTGCTCATTATGGCACCTCACGGGGGGCTAATTGAACCCGGAACTTCAGAGCTTGCCGATGCAACGGCAGGCGAAGATTTCTGGTTTTACGCCTTTGAAGGGATCAGAGCAGCAGAAAACTATTCCAGGCTTCATATTCCCAGCACACTTTTTAACGAACCCCGGTGGCTGACCGTATCCCGTAAAGTTTATACAACCATCGCCATTCACGGAATTCGCGGAAGTGAATTTGACCCAATAGTCGTTGGAGGCCGTGACCTTGAGCTGTCACAAAAGATTGTACTTCTTCTTAAAGATTCCGGGTTTAACGCCATTAGATGTCATTGTGGTCCTATCGGTGGAATGAGTAAAAGGAACGTCGTTAATAGAAATCTCACCGGTTCCGGAGTTCAACTGGAAATACCGCGGGGACTTAGAGACTCCTTTTTGAGGCCGAATGATATAATGTTAAAATTGGCAGGCCTGGTTAGAACGGCCATATTCGGCCGGTTTAGATCAAAAACGATAAAAGAGACGGAGGTACCCTCTTGA
- a CDS encoding phosphatidate cytidylyltransferase, producing MNYDSNLIKRWSTGLLIALPIVLLIFSGSTYLFYVAVSIAALIGCHEYLTIISYAQRDRVKTLIFSAPVMIFPTAAFLGGERGLHCALCLGLFAIFCWCLFTDPLSRERRNQAVDLLLAWIYTGYLLAFVLLFETNGIPYRSLIFYVLATVVANDVGAFFCGRKFGKRLLFPSVSPKKTLEGAVGGTVASLSVGTIVAVVLIPDFGLLEALVTSAVVSITAPLGDLIESMIKRQHGVKDSGVILPGHGGLLDRLDSLLFSFPSVWILWQFWSKIS from the coding sequence ATGAACTACGACAGCAACCTCATAAAACGTTGGTCCACGGGGCTTCTAATAGCCTTACCGATTGTTCTGCTGATTTTCTCGGGCTCTACCTATCTTTTTTACGTGGCCGTCTCAATAGCCGCCCTCATTGGTTGCCACGAATATCTCACAATTATCTCCTATGCGCAGCGGGATCGGGTTAAAACCTTGATTTTTTCGGCGCCGGTCATGATATTTCCCACTGCCGCTTTCCTCGGTGGAGAAAGGGGGTTACACTGCGCGCTATGCCTGGGCCTTTTTGCAATATTTTGCTGGTGCCTTTTTACGGATCCTTTAAGCAGGGAAAGACGAAATCAGGCCGTGGATCTTTTACTGGCCTGGATTTATACGGGCTATCTTCTTGCCTTTGTCCTGCTTTTTGAAACAAACGGAATCCCCTATCGAAGCTTAATCTTTTACGTGCTGGCAACGGTGGTAGCCAACGATGTGGGAGCTTTTTTTTGCGGCAGGAAATTCGGAAAGCGACTTCTCTTTCCTTCTGTAAGCCCGAAGAAAACCTTAGAGGGAGCCGTTGGCGGGACCGTTGCTTCTTTGTCCGTCGGAACAATAGTGGCGGTAGTTCTCATTCCGGATTTCGGTCTTTTAGAAGCCCTGGTTACTTCAGCAGTGGTAAGTATCACCGCTCCTTTAGGAGACCTAATTGAATCCATGATAAAGCGACAACATGGAGTGAAGGATTCGGGTGTAATTTTGCCCGGTCACGGTGGTCTTCTGGACAGACTGGATAGTTTGCTCTTTTCTTTTCCCTCTGTGTGGATTTTATGGCAGTTCTGGAGCAAAATTTCATGA
- a CDS encoding glycoside hydrolase family 3 N-terminal domain-containing protein, translating to MKSDQVVEAGARIWVGFQGTSFNGELKELIDEYRISGFVLFRRNIESSGQLKELTSSIRKYVRSKLDREPNIAVDQEGGSVRRLFFVETPSAEELGKGSDADLSSAVYKTAVSLRSHGINVNLAPVLDVATPKTPEFLRSRCFGSDPALVARIGSLWIELHQKHGIRCVAKHYPGLGRATLDPHKEELSIYWLTPQQMWQDLQPFSAAVSSRVWGIMVSHASYPLWNSTPRAKPAFMSDLACREWLRKRLSFQGIVFSDDLDMGAVKGKFTAEEIAWNATMAGVDCFLVCNDINHAIEIHSALVELADRDKLFCKHHSYSAYRLLDQHRQLL from the coding sequence ATGAAAAGTGATCAGGTCGTAGAAGCAGGGGCCCGCATATGGGTCGGTTTTCAAGGCACCAGCTTTAACGGGGAACTCAAGGAGTTGATTGATGAATACCGAATATCGGGATTCGTTCTATTCCGCAGGAACATAGAATCTTCAGGGCAACTCAAGGAACTTACATCATCAATAAGGAAATACGTCAGGAGCAAGCTGGACAGGGAACCTAACATAGCCGTGGATCAGGAGGGAGGCTCCGTAAGACGGCTCTTTTTCGTTGAAACACCCTCGGCAGAAGAACTGGGGAAAGGTAGTGATGCGGACTTATCGTCGGCAGTTTACAAAACGGCCGTCTCTTTGAGGTCTCACGGAATCAATGTCAATCTTGCACCGGTGCTGGACGTGGCAACCCCGAAAACCCCCGAATTTCTCAGGAGTCGCTGTTTCGGTTCCGACCCTGCACTTGTAGCAAGAATCGGATCATTGTGGATAGAGCTACATCAAAAGCACGGCATCCGCTGCGTTGCCAAGCATTATCCCGGACTGGGTCGGGCGACTCTGGATCCTCATAAAGAAGAACTTTCCATTTACTGGCTGACTCCTCAACAGATGTGGCAGGATCTCCAGCCCTTTTCGGCCGCCGTAAGCTCCCGGGTATGGGGCATTATGGTATCTCACGCTTCTTATCCCCTCTGGAACAGCACCCCCAGGGCCAAACCCGCCTTTATGTCGGACCTTGCATGCCGGGAATGGCTCAGAAAAAGATTGTCCTTTCAGGGAATCGTGTTTTCCGATGACCTTGATATGGGTGCAGTAAAGGGTAAGTTTACCGCCGAAGAAATTGCCTGGAATGCGACCATGGCGGGAGTTGATTGTTTCCTGGTCTGCAATGATATAAATCATGCAATAGAAATACATTCTGCATTGGTCGAACTTGCAGATAGGGATAAGCTGTTCTGTAAACATCATTCATACTCGGCCTACAGGCTATTAGACCAACATAGACAGCTTTTATGA
- a CDS encoding isoprenyl transferase, giving the protein MPRHVAIIMDGNGRWAKKRFRNRVYGHEAGIDSVKAVIKCCLEWGIPYLTLYAFSKENWKRPSSEIQALWQLMKRFLHAELPVLVEHGVRVVHIGDREGLPEDICRLLDEAVEKTACGSSLYLQVALNYGGRQEIVRAVRLIAEKVKSGVLDPSAISVETINTHLFTGEVPDPDLLIRTSGEFRVSNFLLWQIAYTEIYITDVLWPDFREREFLKAVEDYQRRERRFGMTSEQVEAREIAHLS; this is encoded by the coding sequence CTGCCCAGGCACGTTGCCATCATAATGGACGGCAACGGGCGGTGGGCAAAAAAACGTTTTAGAAACAGGGTTTACGGGCATGAAGCCGGTATAGATTCCGTCAAGGCAGTAATAAAGTGCTGCCTTGAGTGGGGTATTCCTTACCTTACGCTGTATGCCTTTTCCAAGGAAAACTGGAAAAGGCCGTCATCGGAAATCCAGGCTTTGTGGCAACTGATGAAAAGGTTTCTTCACGCCGAACTGCCGGTACTTGTTGAGCACGGGGTGAGAGTGGTTCACATCGGGGATCGCGAAGGTCTCCCGGAGGACATATGCAGGCTTCTTGATGAAGCCGTGGAAAAAACCGCTTGTGGTAGTTCTCTGTATCTCCAGGTTGCTTTAAACTACGGAGGACGGCAGGAGATTGTAAGAGCCGTCAGGTTAATTGCCGAAAAGGTCAAATCCGGTGTTCTCGACCCTTCCGCCATTTCGGTCGAGACAATCAATACACATCTTTTTACCGGTGAAGTACCCGATCCGGATCTGCTGATAAGGACCAGCGGAGAGTTTCGGGTGAGTAACTTTCTTCTATGGCAAATTGCCTATACCGAAATATACATTACCGACGTGCTGTGGCCGGACTTCAGGGAAAGAGAGTTCTTAAAGGCCGTTGAGGATTATCAGAGGCGAGAACGGCGCTTCGGCATGACCAGCGAGCAGGTCGAGGCCCGGGAAATAGCACACTTAAGCTAG
- the rseP gene encoding RIP metalloprotease RseP, which produces MSTVFYAAIVLGILIFVHELGHFAVAKWSGVVVEKFSIGFGPALLSRRKGETEYCIAAVPFGGYVKMLGEDSLEDIPPEFHDRTFLSQPLYKRFLIVAAGPLMNLLLAILLFFIVFALAGVTRLMPEVGEIQPGSPAEAAGLKKGDLIVRINETPVSSWEELADSISKWKPGNEPLKIVVLRSGEYLEFRVTPTFREIKNLFGEPVTRPVIGITASGKVELKKVGILKAAIQSIVQTIVVCKLFFVTVVKLIQRIIPFETLGGPILIAQMAGQQAQEGFFPFIAFMALISVNLAVINLLPFPALDGGHLLLFTIEAITGRRFHQKALEWIQKIGLAFLIILMIAVFYNDLVRIFPSLPDLVRNR; this is translated from the coding sequence ATGAGCACCGTATTTTACGCAGCCATAGTACTGGGTATTTTAATCTTCGTGCACGAATTGGGTCATTTTGCTGTGGCAAAATGGTCAGGCGTGGTAGTGGAAAAATTCTCCATAGGCTTTGGACCGGCCCTGTTGTCGCGCAGGAAGGGAGAGACAGAATACTGCATAGCCGCCGTTCCTTTTGGAGGCTATGTGAAAATGCTGGGAGAAGATTCCCTGGAAGACATCCCGCCGGAGTTTCATGACCGTACCTTTTTGTCTCAGCCTTTGTACAAGCGGTTTCTCATAGTAGCGGCCGGCCCATTAATGAATCTTTTGCTGGCAATCCTGTTGTTCTTCATCGTTTTTGCCCTTGCAGGAGTAACCCGTTTAATGCCCGAAGTGGGCGAGATCCAGCCTGGATCCCCTGCAGAAGCCGCCGGGCTAAAAAAGGGTGATCTCATAGTAAGAATAAACGAAACCCCGGTATCGTCGTGGGAAGAGCTCGCAGATTCCATTTCAAAGTGGAAGCCCGGCAATGAACCGTTGAAAATCGTGGTTTTGAGGAGTGGCGAATATCTGGAGTTCCGGGTCACTCCTACGTTCAGGGAAATAAAAAATCTCTTTGGCGAGCCCGTGACCAGGCCCGTCATCGGTATTACGGCATCGGGAAAGGTTGAACTCAAAAAGGTCGGTATATTAAAAGCAGCGATTCAAAGTATCGTCCAGACAATTGTCGTTTGCAAACTGTTCTTCGTAACGGTTGTAAAGCTAATCCAGCGCATAATACCTTTTGAGACCCTTGGAGGCCCTATATTAATCGCACAGATGGCCGGTCAGCAGGCGCAAGAAGGCTTCTTCCCTTTTATCGCCTTCATGGCACTTATAAGCGTGAACCTGGCGGTTATAAACCTTCTTCCCTTTCCCGCACTTGACGGCGGGCACCTGCTCCTGTTCACCATCGAAGCAATAACAGGACGCAGGTTTCATCAAAAGGCTCTTGAGTGGATACAGAAGATAGGCCTGGCTTTTCTCATTATTCTCATGATAGCCGTCTTTTATAACGATCTGGTGAGAATATTTCCGTCGCTACCGGACCTGGTGAGAAACAGATGA
- a CDS encoding class I SAM-dependent methyltransferase: MKTGSIYCNYEDAFKSYDNFRQPIGLKEVFQILDMVPVKNDQAVILEGGFGTGAYTQYLAKSSFFVIGLEASETGVIQARKRLKAFSNVHLGRGNILALPLKDSTVDVYFVSQVIHHLDDSPEFPNLDIFLKEARRVLKKGGFLIIHTCDPAQLDPHRGSYWHYEFIPIAARKLQQKYIPVEKLRIRLERLGFSNVEVRKSSGQIFGDKYYRDPTIFFSDDFWASDSVFSLVSSAEKANSCKALRTAIEEGSIHKIMEKHRAWALEIGETLILSARRD, translated from the coding sequence ATGAAGACAGGATCGATATATTGTAATTATGAAGATGCCTTCAAATCCTACGACAATTTTAGACAGCCTATCGGCCTTAAAGAAGTGTTCCAGATTCTTGATATGGTCCCGGTGAAAAATGATCAGGCGGTTATCCTTGAAGGAGGATTCGGTACAGGGGCATACACCCAGTACCTTGCAAAATCGTCATTCTTCGTTATAGGTCTTGAGGCATCTGAGACCGGAGTTATACAAGCAAGAAAGCGCCTGAAAGCATTTAGTAATGTCCACCTAGGGCGAGGCAACATACTGGCTTTACCTCTGAAAGACTCCACCGTAGATGTCTATTTTGTCAGTCAAGTCATTCACCATCTCGACGATAGTCCGGAATTTCCCAACCTGGACATTTTCCTGAAGGAAGCCCGTAGAGTCCTGAAGAAAGGTGGTTTTTTGATAATTCATACCTGTGATCCCGCTCAGCTTGATCCTCACAGGGGATCTTACTGGCATTATGAGTTCATACCGATTGCTGCAAGAAAGCTTCAGCAGAAGTACATTCCCGTTGAAAAATTGCGTATCAGGCTAGAAAGGCTGGGGTTCAGCAATGTGGAGGTGAGAAAGTCTTCAGGGCAAATATTCGGAGATAAGTACTACAGAGACCCCACGATTTTTTTCTCAGATGATTTCTGGGCTTCTGATTCCGTCTTCAGCCTGGTAAGCAGTGCGGAAAAAGCAAATTCCTGTAAAGCGTTGAGAACCGCTATTGAGGAAGGTTCAATTCACAAAATTATGGAGAAACACAGAGCCTGGGCTTTGGAGATAGGAGAGACGTTGATACTATCTGCCAGAAGGGATTAA
- the dxr gene encoding 1-deoxy-D-xylulose-5-phosphate reductoisomerase, whose protein sequence is MMGNTAKKNLVILGSTGSIGRSTLDIVSRFPDRFKVLALAAGKNVELLAEQIRMFRPQYAVIKDEKDIPRLARLLDSEALQVKLLSGTDGYRHIAALPEADLLVSAIVGAAGLLPTYDAVRAGKTIALANKETLVIAGKIITSEARKSGASILPVDSEHNAVFQALQGHRKDDVKRIILTASGGPFYNWPRDKIEKASPDQALKHPNWSMGAKITIDSATLMNKGLEIIEAHWLFEMPLERIAVVIHPESIIHSMVEYIDGSVIAQMAIPDMRIPIAYALSFPARLKIDLPILDLIELSRLSFLPPDEERFPCLRLAREACARGGTYPAVLNAANEVAVQAFLEKRIGFYDIPEVIQKTLEKHGGEALESLEQVLETDKWAREVSASIIAEKRR, encoded by the coding sequence ATGATGGGAAACACAGCAAAAAAGAACCTGGTCATACTGGGATCAACCGGTTCCATAGGCAGATCGACGCTCGACATCGTTTCCAGGTTCCCCGATCGCTTTAAAGTGCTCGCTCTTGCCGCAGGGAAAAATGTAGAGCTTTTGGCCGAACAGATTCGTATGTTCAGGCCGCAATATGCCGTTATCAAAGACGAAAAAGACATTCCCAGGTTAGCCAGGCTACTGGATTCGGAAGCTTTACAGGTAAAATTGCTTTCAGGCACCGATGGATACAGGCACATTGCCGCTCTTCCGGAAGCAGACCTTCTGGTTTCGGCTATCGTGGGCGCTGCGGGGCTTCTTCCTACCTACGATGCCGTAAGAGCCGGAAAAACGATAGCACTGGCCAACAAAGAGACTCTAGTTATAGCGGGAAAGATAATAACTTCAGAAGCCAGAAAGTCAGGAGCATCCATTTTACCCGTGGACAGTGAGCACAACGCAGTCTTTCAGGCTCTTCAGGGGCATAGAAAAGACGACGTGAAGCGAATTATTCTTACCGCCTCGGGAGGCCCTTTCTACAACTGGCCTCGTGATAAAATCGAAAAAGCATCACCGGATCAGGCCCTTAAGCACCCTAACTGGTCTATGGGAGCCAAGATAACTATAGATTCCGCCACTCTTATGAACAAGGGCCTTGAAATAATAGAAGCTCACTGGCTTTTTGAAATGCCACTGGAACGGATAGCCGTTGTTATTCATCCGGAAAGCATTATTCACTCAATGGTTGAATACATAGACGGATCGGTAATCGCCCAGATGGCAATCCCCGACATGCGAATACCCATAGCTTATGCCTTATCGTTTCCCGCCCGTTTAAAAATAGACCTGCCCATTTTGGACTTAATAGAGCTTTCCAGGCTCTCTTTCCTTCCACCGGACGAAGAAAGATTTCCCTGTCTCAGGCTGGCACGAGAGGCCTGTGCCAGAGGAGGCACATACCCTGCGGTACTGAATGCGGCCAATGAAGTGGCCGTTCAGGCATTTCTGGAAAAAAGGATCGGCTTTTATGATATTCCCGAGGTCATACAAAAAACCCTGGAAAAACATGGCGGAGAAGCTTTAGAATCTCTCGAACAGGTCCTTGAAACAGATAAATGGGCAAGGGAGGTCTCGGCTTCGATCATAGCTGAAAAAAGGAGATGA
- a CDS encoding YkgJ family cysteine cluster protein yields the protein MKGSSAISVKKLRTARLLGVFKRPNLRVTIAHNFFPISFLMKGIVYLASQGVMLKRGKRAVKRVEFILVERTNLFREMTAIGENTLSFTDSFDGEDNDYCIRCGKCCFFIAGYPDFPDNWPFPNDWKLWFSEGCGYGQVFCPFLFEENPAGKARCAVYPYRPVVCRRFGSEECEYLLEGSASEENKNRPVLIQRFTTLMRRNNAGLTLPSRFRRN from the coding sequence ATGAAAGGAAGTTCGGCTATATCGGTCAAAAAGCTCAGAACTGCCCGACTGCTGGGGGTATTTAAAAGGCCAAACCTTCGGGTAACGATCGCCCACAATTTTTTCCCGATTTCCTTCCTGATGAAAGGCATTGTTTATCTGGCGTCGCAGGGCGTAATGTTAAAAAGAGGGAAGAGGGCAGTCAAAAGGGTAGAATTTATACTTGTGGAGCGGACCAATCTCTTCAGGGAAATGACAGCTATCGGGGAGAACACGCTGTCATTTACGGACTCCTTCGATGGAGAAGATAACGATTACTGTATCAGGTGCGGTAAATGTTGCTTTTTTATCGCCGGTTACCCGGATTTTCCCGACAATTGGCCCTTTCCCAACGATTGGAAGCTGTGGTTTTCCGAGGGATGCGGGTACGGTCAGGTATTCTGCCCTTTTCTTTTTGAAGAAAACCCGGCGGGGAAAGCACGCTGTGCCGTTTACCCTTATCGTCCTGTAGTTTGCAGGCGTTTCGGCAGCGAAGAGTGTGAATACCTGCTTGAAGGAAGTGCCTCGGAGGAAAATAAAAACCGACCTGTGCTAATACAGAGATTTACAACATTAATGCGAAGAAACAACGCCGGTTTAACATTGCCTTCCAGGTTCCGCAGGAATTAG
- the tsaB gene encoding tRNA (adenosine(37)-N6)-threonylcarbamoyltransferase complex dimerization subunit type 1 TsaB, whose protein sequence is MKILAADTSTMTGSLALVEFNGNDDGTVLFEESITSQVTHSRRLLAHIDYLLKEIGLSISDVDGFVVGTGPGSFTGIRIGVTTFKSLAWGLRKPVKGIPSLDALARQFSFFRGLICPVVDARKKEFYWALYEGSGQGTVSRTTEYSVTSADLLITAIDDFEGEIVLCGNGCSVIGEYLTAELGGRVYKAPPEFNIIRAVHLAAAALPDFINNSTDDPVTLTPCYVRPSEAELANPDIKIPQSK, encoded by the coding sequence ATGAAGATCCTGGCAGCAGATACTTCAACGATGACGGGCTCACTGGCCCTGGTAGAATTCAACGGTAACGACGATGGAACTGTCCTCTTTGAAGAGAGCATCACGTCTCAGGTAACTCACAGTCGCCGTCTTCTGGCCCATATTGATTATCTGTTAAAAGAGATTGGCCTTTCAATATCGGATGTTGACGGCTTTGTAGTTGGGACGGGCCCGGGAAGCTTCACCGGTATCCGCATAGGAGTAACGACATTTAAGAGCCTTGCCTGGGGGTTAAGAAAACCCGTGAAGGGCATTCCCTCCCTTGATGCCCTTGCCCGTCAGTTCTCATTTTTCAGAGGGCTTATATGCCCTGTGGTTGACGCCCGTAAAAAGGAATTTTACTGGGCCCTTTACGAAGGAAGCGGTCAGGGGACGGTTTCAAGAACCACCGAGTACTCTGTAACATCGGCGGATCTTCTGATCACCGCGATTGACGATTTTGAAGGCGAAATTGTTCTCTGCGGGAACGGGTGCTCTGTGATCGGCGAATACTTAACGGCAGAACTCGGTGGACGCGTTTATAAAGCTCCACCGGAATTCAATATAATCCGTGCCGTTCATCTCGCAGCGGCGGCGTTACCGGATTTCATCAATAATTCAACAGACGATCCCGTAACGCTAACGCCCTGTTACGTAAGGCCTTCCGAAGCGGAACTGGCAAATCCAGACATTAAGATACCTCAATCAAAATGA
- a CDS encoding 6-phosphofructokinase yields the protein MRIAVLTSGGDAPGMNAAVRAVVRRSLVKGFSVFGVWNGYQGMVDGEIRPLGWHDVGGIINKGGTFLGTARSEDFKRYEGRREAVKHLLEHGINALVVIGGDGSLTGAYVLANEWADHVRELGGDGDSVLHVVGLPGSIDNDLYGTDMSIGADTALNHIVRAMDDLSSTAASHQRTFVVETMGRHCGYLALMAGLAGGASWVLIPEEELDMRWHNKMIEAIAKAREAGRPHQMVVVAEGARHADGLPIQSKEVCDLISKRLNINTRLTVLGHVQRGGAPTAFDRILATRLGVAAVDFLAENPEARHCHMVGLRENRIVFTHLEEVVQKSKAVVEELEKGNYQKALELRGTSFRNALDLVKMLTRITPAKECVDDRSVLILTGGADAPGMNAAVSIAGRYLINHGIRVVAARNTFLGLLEDSIETLDWHQLVHWVNRPSSEIGTARVDLKDDDYGRIAEVFNRRNICGLIAIGGWGTYRKIYRMVQLRERFDEFNIPVVLIPASIDNNLPGTEFSIGADTALNVIIDAVDKIRNTAGANRRTFIVEVMGRRCGFLALMSAMASGAEKAYLPEKGISLEELISDVRMIRESFACGKKMLIFLRNESASVHYTTDFIRRIFEEEGKGMFGVRTAVLGHVQRGGVPTAFDRILASRFGARAGLIMQKNLSRNEAEAVVLGLKGKEVSAVPLEVAVSEMDWEEGRPREQWFMELCPIADSLALPSAECGL from the coding sequence ATGAGAATAGCGGTGCTCACCAGCGGTGGAGATGCCCCCGGGATGAATGCGGCCGTAAGGGCGGTGGTGAGAAGGAGCCTTGTTAAGGGATTTTCGGTTTTTGGCGTCTGGAACGGCTACCAGGGCATGGTTGACGGAGAAATCAGGCCTCTTGGATGGCACGACGTGGGTGGGATAATTAACAAAGGTGGAACCTTCCTGGGCACCGCTCGTTCCGAAGATTTCAAAAGGTATGAAGGGCGTCGGGAGGCCGTAAAACACCTGTTAGAACACGGCATAAATGCTCTGGTGGTCATCGGAGGAGACGGTTCGCTTACGGGGGCTTATGTGCTGGCTAACGAATGGGCCGATCATGTGAGGGAACTGGGGGGAGATGGTGACTCAGTGCTGCACGTGGTGGGTCTTCCGGGCTCAATAGACAACGACCTTTACGGTACAGACATGTCGATTGGTGCGGACACCGCCCTTAATCATATTGTAAGAGCCATGGATGACCTCAGCTCCACGGCCGCCTCTCACCAGCGCACCTTCGTGGTGGAAACCATGGGAAGACACTGCGGCTATCTTGCTCTGATGGCGGGGCTCGCAGGCGGCGCCTCATGGGTATTGATTCCCGAAGAAGAACTGGACATGAGGTGGCACAACAAGATGATCGAAGCGATTGCCAAGGCTCGTGAGGCCGGTCGTCCGCATCAGATGGTGGTCGTTGCGGAAGGTGCACGCCATGCCGACGGCCTGCCGATACAGTCAAAGGAAGTGTGTGATTTGATAAGTAAACGATTAAACATAAACACGAGGCTTACCGTACTCGGGCATGTGCAGCGTGGAGGAGCCCCCACCGCTTTTGACCGCATATTGGCTACACGTTTGGGGGTAGCCGCTGTTGATTTTCTGGCGGAAAATCCCGAAGCCAGACACTGCCACATGGTGGGGCTCAGGGAAAACCGAATAGTCTTCACTCATCTGGAAGAGGTGGTTCAAAAAAGCAAAGCCGTTGTGGAAGAGCTGGAAAAGGGCAATTATCAGAAAGCTCTGGAACTCAGGGGAACCAGCTTTCGTAATGCCCTCGACCTCGTAAAAATGCTTACCCGAATAACCCCCGCAAAGGAATGTGTTGATGACCGATCGGTGTTGATCCTTACGGGTGGAGCAGATGCTCCGGGCATGAATGCGGCCGTGAGTATTGCCGGGAGGTATCTCATAAATCACGGTATAAGGGTTGTCGCTGCCAGAAACACCTTTTTGGGGCTCCTTGAGGATTCAATAGAAACTCTTGACTGGCATCAGCTGGTTCATTGGGTTAACCGGCCGAGTTCTGAAATAGGTACCGCCCGGGTTGATTTGAAGGACGATGACTACGGGAGGATTGCAGAGGTCTTTAATCGGCGGAATATATGTGGCCTGATCGCCATAGGGGGTTGGGGTACGTACCGGAAGATTTACAGAATGGTGCAGTTAAGAGAGCGTTTCGACGAATTCAACATACCCGTTGTCCTGATTCCGGCAAGCATAGACAATAACCTGCCGGGAACGGAATTCAGCATCGGGGCGGACACGGCACTTAATGTTATCATCGATGCCGTTGACAAAATACGAAACACTGCGGGCGCTAACAGGCGGACCTTTATAGTTGAAGTTATGGGCCGCCGCTGTGGGTTTCTTGCACTCATGAGCGCGATGGCTTCGGGAGCGGAAAAGGCATATCTTCCGGAAAAGGGCATTTCTCTCGAAGAACTCATATCCGACGTGAGGATGATTCGAGAAAGCTTTGCATGCGGGAAAAAGATGCTGATCTTTCTGAGAAATGAATCGGCCTCGGTGCATTATACAACGGATTTCATAAGACGTATTTTTGAAGAAGAAGGGAAGGGAATGTTCGGAGTACGCACTGCGGTGCTGGGCCATGTACAGAGAGGTGGTGTGCCCACGGCTTTTGATCGTATCCTGGCGTCTCGTTTTGGAGCACGGGCGGGTCTCATAATGCAAAAAAATCTCTCCCGAAATGAGGCGGAAGCAGTGGTGCTGGGATTGAAAGGAAAGGAGGTCAGTGCTGTGCCACTGGAAGTTGCCGTCTCCGAGATGGATTGGGAAGAAGGGCGACCCAGAGAACAGTGGTTTATGGAGTTATGCCCGATTGCCGACAGCCTCGCCCTTCCTTCCGCTGAATGTGGTTTGTGA